One stretch of Chitinophaga pendula DNA includes these proteins:
- a CDS encoding response regulator: MKQPSITCLLVDDDVDEHEIFHLALHALTSDAELRSAMDAQAAMQQLHGSGLRLPDYIFLDLNMPRLDGMELLRMIKQEASAVQAIPVIMYSTSSSQRDIDRCLAAGADRFVTKPGTLTELKEILNNIFGRL, translated from the coding sequence ATGAAGCAACCTTCGATTACCTGTCTTTTGGTAGATGATGATGTGGATGAGCACGAGATTTTTCATTTGGCATTACATGCCCTGACGAGCGATGCGGAATTGCGATCTGCGATGGATGCGCAGGCGGCGATGCAGCAGTTGCATGGGAGTGGTTTGCGGTTACCGGATTATATTTTCCTGGATCTGAACATGCCGCGGCTGGACGGGATGGAGTTATTGCGTATGATCAAGCAGGAGGCGTCGGCGGTGCAGGCTATTCCTGTGATCATGTATTCTACTTCTTCGAGCCAGCGTGATATTGACCGGTGTCTGGCGGCGGGAGCGGATCGGTTTGTAACGAAACCCGGTACTTTAACGGAGTTAAAAGAAATATTGAACAATATTTTCGGAAGGCTGTAA
- the egtD gene encoding L-histidine N(alpha)-methyltransferase, with amino-acid sequence MSIITTSTRSGAIGQQTSAFYKDVIMGLRSPEKKLDAKYFYDAAGDHLFQQIMQCPEYYPTRCEMEILSRQSADIVQAILRHSREFDVVELGAGDATKSIHLLRQLRRQQLSYTYFPIDISANVISSLERDLPPQLPGTQVQGLNGEYFDMLREAGTRSHRNKVVLFMGANIGNFTRTEALSFCKTIRRELQPGDLLLTGFDLKKHPQLILDAYNDRQGYTRDFNLNLLRRINRELGADFDLNQFEHYPTYDPQTGACKSYLVSRTDQQVHIGEVVIHFREGEPIYMEISQKYSIPEIENLAAEAGFYPATRFTDSRSWFMDTLWVCK; translated from the coding sequence ATGAGCATCATAACCACCTCCACGCGCTCAGGTGCCATCGGGCAACAAACCTCCGCTTTCTACAAAGATGTCATCATGGGACTACGATCCCCGGAGAAAAAACTGGATGCCAAATACTTCTACGACGCAGCAGGCGATCACCTCTTCCAGCAGATCATGCAATGCCCGGAATACTATCCCACCCGCTGCGAAATGGAAATACTCAGCCGCCAGTCAGCAGATATCGTACAGGCCATCCTGCGCCATAGCCGCGAATTCGATGTCGTAGAACTGGGCGCCGGAGATGCCACCAAATCTATCCACCTCCTCCGGCAACTGAGAAGACAACAACTCAGCTACACCTACTTCCCGATAGATATCTCCGCTAACGTGATCAGCTCGCTCGAAAGAGACCTCCCGCCACAGTTACCGGGTACACAAGTACAAGGCCTCAATGGAGAATATTTCGACATGTTGCGGGAAGCAGGCACACGCTCCCATCGCAATAAGGTGGTACTGTTCATGGGCGCCAATATCGGCAACTTCACCCGCACGGAAGCTCTCTCCTTCTGCAAGACCATCCGCCGCGAACTGCAACCGGGCGACCTGCTGCTCACCGGATTCGACCTCAAAAAACATCCGCAGCTCATCCTCGATGCTTATAACGACCGACAAGGATACACCCGCGATTTCAACCTCAACCTGTTAAGACGTATTAACCGCGAACTGGGTGCCGACTTCGACCTCAACCAGTTCGAACATTACCCCACATACGATCCGCAGACCGGCGCCTGCAAAAGCTACCTCGTCAGCCGCACCGATCAGCAGGTACATATCGGCGAAGTAGTCATCCACTTCCGCGAAGGAGAACCCATCTACATGGAGATATCCCAGAAATACAGCATACCGGAAATAGAAAACCTGGCAGCCGAAGCAGGTTTCTACCCGGCTACCAGGTTCACCGACTCCCGGTCCTGGTTCATGGATACCCTATGGGTATGCAAATAA
- a CDS encoding ABC transporter permease/substrate-binding protein: MEQPPSFWTFLSQQSGKLLEQTLEHIGLTCISLLFAVALGVLLGILITRKQKLAGIILGIAGVLQTIPSIALLGFMIPLLGIGPRPAIVALFLYALLPIIRNTYTGIMGVSPSVIEAARGMGMSERQILRKVQLPLAMPVLLAGIRTATVINVGVATLAAYIAAGGLGEFIFGGIALNNMNMMLAGAIPAALLAVAFDWALSRLQHMQWRRTRAATWSLPVLLLLLSSFYLLPRAYGSKLVAGFTPEFMGRMDGYLGLKKIYNLQIRTVVINDMIMYKAAAEKRLDVISGSSTDGRVKAFDLLVLDDDKHIFPPYYAAPIVRTATLQQYPTLAPAINLLSGTINDSIMTALNYRVDHLKQSPEKVARDFLQDKGLLQPGRGGQAGTIVIGSKIFGDGYILANMYKLLIEGHTDLRVATKTGLGGTKICFDALRNAQIDMYPEYSGTGLLAILQATPAVVDSLRQDPDRVYNYVRQQFLQQYAITWMKPIGFNNTYALMMRKQQAHDLHIRSISDLQQYLKSHR; encoded by the coding sequence ATGGAGCAACCACCCAGCTTCTGGACATTCCTCTCTCAGCAGTCCGGCAAACTACTGGAACAAACCCTCGAACATATCGGCCTTACCTGCATCTCCTTACTATTCGCAGTAGCCTTAGGCGTACTATTAGGTATACTCATCACCCGTAAACAAAAACTGGCGGGCATCATACTGGGCATCGCCGGCGTATTGCAAACCATTCCCAGCATCGCCCTATTGGGCTTCATGATCCCCTTGCTGGGCATCGGCCCCCGCCCCGCCATCGTCGCCTTATTCCTTTATGCTTTGCTACCTATCATCCGTAATACCTACACAGGCATTATGGGCGTGTCTCCTTCCGTAATCGAAGCCGCCAGAGGCATGGGAATGAGCGAACGGCAGATATTACGCAAAGTACAACTGCCTCTCGCAATGCCCGTACTCCTCGCCGGCATCCGCACCGCCACCGTCATCAATGTCGGCGTCGCCACCCTCGCCGCCTATATCGCCGCCGGCGGACTGGGAGAATTCATCTTCGGTGGCATCGCCCTCAATAATATGAATATGATGCTGGCAGGGGCCATCCCGGCCGCTTTGCTAGCTGTCGCCTTCGACTGGGCCCTCTCCCGCCTGCAACATATGCAGTGGCGACGCACACGCGCCGCCACCTGGAGCCTCCCCGTCCTGTTACTGCTCCTGTCCTCCTTTTACCTCCTCCCCAGAGCCTATGGCAGCAAACTGGTAGCAGGATTCACCCCCGAATTCATGGGCCGAATGGATGGCTACCTCGGCCTAAAAAAAATATATAACCTGCAAATCCGCACAGTGGTCATCAACGATATGATCATGTACAAAGCAGCAGCAGAGAAAAGACTGGACGTCATCAGTGGCAGCAGCACCGACGGCAGGGTCAAAGCCTTCGACCTGCTCGTACTGGACGACGATAAACATATATTTCCACCTTACTACGCCGCCCCCATCGTACGCACCGCCACACTACAACAATATCCCACACTCGCACCTGCGATCAACCTGCTGTCTGGCACTATTAATGATAGCATTATGACAGCACTTAACTACCGGGTGGATCATCTGAAACAAAGCCCGGAGAAAGTAGCTCGGGATTTCTTGCAGGACAAAGGATTACTGCAACCTGGCAGGGGCGGACAGGCAGGCACCATCGTCATCGGCTCCAAGATATTCGGCGATGGATATATACTGGCAAATATGTACAAACTGCTGATAGAAGGTCATACCGACCTGCGCGTAGCTACCAAAACCGGCCTCGGCGGCACCAAAATATGCTTCGATGCCTTGCGTAACGCGCAGATCGATATGTACCCCGAATATAGCGGCACCGGCCTGCTGGCCATCCTCCAGGCAACACCTGCCGTAGTAGATTCCCTCCGGCAGGACCCCGACCGTGTATACAATTATGTAAGACAACAATTCCTGCAACAATATGCGATCACATGGATGAAACCCATCGGCTTCAACAACACTTACGCTCTCATGATGCGGAAACAACAGGCCCATGATCTCCATATCCGGTCCATATCCGACCTGCAGCAATATTTAAAGTCTCATAGGTAA
- a CDS encoding carbohydrate-binding protein, which translates to MKCILFLLLLLPVIPALCQAMPAAKEKEKGKTFPMNDKTILAFAQVNLGQGEYGFIVEVQCKTQQKNTRIEFRADTPKGKLIGALKITYTGDTTRMFRFSGIPQHAWGIHDLYLVARGSGSNLFTIHSFTFSRWDALFLF; encoded by the coding sequence ATGAAATGTATCCTATTCCTCCTTTTACTGCTGCCGGTAATTCCTGCACTATGCCAGGCCATGCCAGCTGCCAAAGAGAAGGAAAAAGGAAAAACATTCCCCATGAACGATAAAACCATCCTCGCATTCGCACAGGTCAACCTCGGCCAGGGCGAATATGGATTTATAGTAGAAGTACAGTGCAAAACACAACAGAAGAATACCCGCATCGAATTCCGCGCAGATACCCCCAAAGGAAAACTTATCGGCGCTCTCAAAATCACCTACACCGGCGATACCACCCGCATGTTCCGCTTCTCCGGCATCCCGCAGCATGCCTGGGGCATACATGATCTCTACCTCGTCGCCAGAGGCTCCGGCAGCAATCTCTTCACCATCCACTCCTTCACCTTCAGCCGCTGGGACGCCCTCTTCCTCTTCTGA
- a CDS encoding mercuric reductase gives MKHYDAIVIGSGQGGTPLAKKLAKAGFHTALIEKRYAGGTCVNDGCTPTKTMIADAAVAHIVRNADKHGVHIHGQPQINIQEIIHRKNEVVYRFRRGTEKGIEETNGLEMIYGEAVFTGNKQLHITCNDGNSLDCSADKIFINTGTRTQIPDIPGLHKIPYLTSTSLLDITVIPAHLIILGAGYIGLELGQLFRRLGSEVSIIETAERLLPKEDEDVSKAIRSFLEEEQITFHLPAKVSQVEAAADGISVTLDNGTRLNGSHLLVAAGRTPQTDRLQPRASGIELDNKGFVKVNEYLETNVKGIYALGDVKGGPAFTHIAYNDHLVLVKQILDNQPTSIKDRVFPYCMFTDPQLGRVGITEQEARQQGLSIKVACLPMSSTARAIETGQTTGLMKAVVDASTKKILGAAILGPNGGEIMSILQIAMKGNITYEEIREQMFAHPLLAESLNNLFMTLDA, from the coding sequence ATGAAACATTACGACGCTATTGTGATAGGATCCGGCCAGGGAGGTACACCACTGGCGAAAAAACTAGCCAAAGCCGGATTCCATACTGCCTTAATAGAAAAAAGATATGCCGGCGGTACCTGTGTAAACGATGGCTGTACCCCTACTAAAACCATGATAGCAGATGCCGCCGTCGCACATATCGTTCGTAATGCAGACAAGCATGGAGTTCATATCCACGGACAACCACAAATAAATATACAGGAGATCATCCATCGCAAAAATGAAGTGGTATACCGCTTCCGCCGGGGCACGGAAAAAGGAATAGAAGAAACAAATGGCCTGGAAATGATCTATGGAGAAGCGGTATTTACTGGCAACAAACAACTACATATCACCTGTAACGATGGAAATAGCCTCGACTGCTCCGCCGATAAAATATTCATCAACACCGGCACACGTACACAAATACCCGACATCCCGGGATTACATAAAATACCTTATCTCACTTCCACTTCTTTGTTGGATATAACAGTCATCCCAGCACACCTGATCATACTGGGAGCCGGATATATTGGACTCGAACTGGGACAACTGTTCCGCCGCCTGGGTAGTGAAGTATCCATTATCGAAACAGCAGAACGGCTACTCCCCAAAGAAGATGAAGATGTAAGCAAAGCAATCCGCTCTTTCCTCGAAGAAGAACAAATCACTTTCCACTTACCAGCTAAAGTCAGCCAGGTGGAAGCCGCCGCAGATGGTATCAGCGTGACACTTGACAATGGCACCCGCCTGAATGGCTCTCACTTGCTTGTCGCTGCAGGCAGAACCCCGCAGACAGACCGGCTGCAACCGCGTGCCAGCGGCATTGAGCTGGACAACAAAGGATTTGTCAAAGTGAATGAATACCTGGAGACTAACGTAAAAGGTATCTATGCACTCGGTGATGTAAAAGGTGGACCAGCCTTCACACACATCGCCTACAATGATCACCTCGTGCTGGTCAAACAAATTTTGGATAACCAGCCAACAAGTATTAAAGATCGGGTGTTTCCTTATTGCATGTTCACCGATCCGCAACTGGGACGCGTAGGCATAACCGAACAGGAAGCCCGTCAACAGGGATTGTCCATCAAAGTGGCCTGCCTGCCTATGAGCAGCACTGCCCGCGCGATAGAAACAGGCCAGACAACAGGACTGATGAAAGCAGTCGTGGACGCATCAACTAAAAAAATACTGGGTGCCGCCATTCTCGGCCCCAATGGCGGAGAGATCATGTCCATATTGCAGATAGCCATGAAAGGTAACATCACCTACGAGGAGATCCGCGAACAAATGTTCGCACACCCACTGCTGGCAGAATCACTTAACAACCTGTTTATGACATTGGATGCATAA
- a CDS encoding DNA alkylation repair protein: MDVQTILRELEKLGTEQTRKIFRNHGATGPMYGVKVGDLKALQQRLKLKHEHELSLALYDTGNSDAMYLAGLISAPQQMSKEELHAWAVKANWYMLSEYTVAWTASESRYGRELAMEWMDSAAEQLQAAGWSTYSNLLSITADEQLDMAEIRWLLHRVEREVHGAANRTRYTMNGFVIAAGSFVPALLEEARRVAAKIGVVEVELGGTACKVPLATTYIEKVVDAGRVGKKKKTAFC, translated from the coding sequence ATGGACGTACAAACGATTCTCCGGGAGCTGGAAAAGCTGGGTACGGAGCAAACCAGGAAAATATTCCGCAATCATGGGGCGACGGGGCCTATGTATGGTGTGAAGGTGGGGGATCTGAAGGCGTTGCAGCAGCGGTTGAAGCTGAAGCACGAGCATGAGTTGTCGCTGGCGTTGTATGATACGGGGAATAGTGATGCGATGTACCTGGCGGGTTTGATCTCGGCTCCTCAGCAGATGAGCAAGGAGGAGTTGCATGCGTGGGCGGTGAAGGCCAATTGGTATATGTTGTCTGAATATACGGTAGCGTGGACGGCTTCAGAGAGCCGGTATGGGCGGGAATTGGCGATGGAGTGGATGGACAGTGCGGCGGAGCAGTTGCAGGCGGCGGGGTGGAGTACTTACAGCAACCTGTTGTCTATTACGGCGGATGAGCAGCTGGATATGGCGGAGATCCGGTGGTTGTTGCATCGGGTGGAGCGGGAGGTGCATGGGGCGGCTAACCGGACGCGGTATACGATGAATGGGTTTGTGATAGCGGCGGGTAGTTTTGTGCCCGCGTTGCTGGAGGAGGCTCGTCGGGTGGCGGCGAAGATAGGTGTTGTGGAGGTGGAGCTGGGGGGGACGGCGTGTAAGGTGCCGTTGGCGACGACGTATATTGAGAAGGTGGTGGATGCGGGGCGTGTGGGTAAAAAGAAAAAGACGGCATTTTGCTAA
- a CDS encoding dodecin domain-containing protein: MAKTIHNIGSVYVNDFKVHVQHGEVSSHGVTCNVSFRVDGRQ; the protein is encoded by the coding sequence GTGGCTAAAACCATTCACAACATCGGTTCCGTATATGTAAATGACTTCAAGGTACATGTACAGCATGGTGAAGTAAGTTCCCATGGCGTCACCTGTAATGTCTCCTTCCGCGTCGACGGCCGGCAATAA
- a CDS encoding aminotransferase class V-fold PLP-dependent enzyme, with protein MINLEQVRRETPGCKTKAHFNNAGSSLMAQPVIEAINRYMTLEIANGGYEAEAMMDKELKGFYDAAAALVKGQPRNMAFTSSATNSFAKALSAVPLGAGDVVIIAEDDYSSNQIFFLSLQQRMGIRLVRAASLPEGGVDVSDVERLVLQHRPKLISLTHVPSHTGLVQPVAEVGRICRREGILYLVDACQSVGQLPLDVAEIGCDFLCATMRKFLRGPRGTGFLYVSDAVLERQLSPLFIDMHGATWSSQNIFEPNAQATRFEDWEQPYALMLGTKVALEYANDLDMKEVAAYNHQLCEQVREGIRGIDGMHLLDKGKELSSIITVAIPGKAGQEVVDHLRSLDINTSVSTRKGGAVIDFEHKRVDWALRISPHYYNTAEEVTRLLDALRTLSMK; from the coding sequence ATGATAAACCTGGAACAAGTTCGGAGAGAAACGCCCGGATGTAAGACTAAAGCGCATTTTAATAACGCAGGATCTTCGTTGATGGCGCAGCCGGTTATTGAAGCTATCAATCGTTATATGACTTTGGAGATCGCCAATGGTGGTTATGAGGCGGAGGCGATGATGGATAAGGAGCTGAAGGGATTTTACGATGCGGCGGCGGCGTTGGTGAAGGGGCAGCCCCGTAATATGGCATTTACCTCGAGTGCGACGAATTCCTTTGCCAAGGCATTGTCTGCGGTACCGTTGGGAGCGGGGGATGTGGTGATCATTGCGGAAGATGATTATTCTTCCAACCAGATATTTTTTCTGTCGTTGCAGCAGCGGATGGGCATCCGGTTAGTACGAGCGGCATCGTTGCCGGAGGGGGGTGTCGATGTGTCGGATGTGGAGCGGTTGGTATTGCAGCATCGTCCGAAGCTGATATCGTTGACGCATGTACCCAGTCATACTGGGTTGGTGCAGCCGGTAGCGGAGGTGGGACGTATTTGCCGGCGGGAGGGCATTTTGTACCTGGTAGATGCTTGTCAGTCGGTGGGGCAGTTGCCGTTGGATGTGGCGGAGATAGGCTGTGATTTTCTTTGTGCGACGATGCGTAAGTTCCTGCGCGGGCCTCGCGGTACGGGCTTTCTGTATGTATCGGATGCGGTGTTGGAGCGGCAGTTATCTCCTTTGTTTATTGATATGCACGGTGCGACATGGAGTTCGCAGAATATATTTGAGCCGAATGCGCAGGCGACGCGTTTTGAGGACTGGGAGCAGCCTTATGCGCTGATGCTGGGTACCAAGGTCGCCTTAGAATATGCCAACGATCTGGACATGAAGGAGGTGGCTGCTTATAATCACCAGCTTTGCGAGCAGGTGCGGGAGGGTATACGAGGGATAGACGGGATGCACTTGTTGGATAAGGGGAAGGAGCTGAGTAGTATTATTACGGTAGCGATCCCTGGTAAGGCAGGTCAGGAGGTAGTGGATCATCTGCGGTCATTGGATATTAACACCAGTGTGAGCACGCGTAAGGGCGGTGCTGTGATTGACTTTGAGCATAAGCGGGTGGACTGGGCTTTGCGTATTTCTCCTCACTATTACAATACGGCGGAAGAGGTAACGCGCCTGTTAGACGCGTTACGCACGTTATCAATGAAATAA
- the egtB gene encoding ergothioneine biosynthesis protein EgtB has translation MQLSEQYRIVRERSMQICKPLHTEDFVVQPVVDVSPPKWHMGHTTWFFETFLLKPYAKGYTEFDADYNFVFNSYYESVGARVIRTDRGNLSRPGVEEVMRYRAYVDEAMQNWLDTELPPSLQDLVLLGLNHEEQHQELLYTDIKYILGHNPLLPGYGPSPQPPSPTPEPRQLIQIPAGIYEIGFAGNGFCFDNELGRHKVYLQDYQVSSQLVTNAQYLEFVNAGGYRDFRHWHAEGWDWVKTQQVNAPMYWHQVNGQWMHYAWQGLQPLPLEDPVCHVSYYEAAAYASWAGKRLPTEAEWEVAATQFHWGQRWEWTESAYLPYPGFIKAPGAIGEYNGKFMVNQMVLRGASEVTSPGHSRISYRNFFHAPLRWQFTGIRLAE, from the coding sequence ATGCAACTATCAGAACAATATCGCATCGTAAGAGAAAGATCCATGCAGATCTGCAAACCGCTACACACCGAAGACTTCGTCGTGCAGCCGGTCGTAGATGTCAGCCCTCCAAAATGGCATATGGGACACACCACCTGGTTCTTCGAAACCTTCCTGCTGAAACCCTATGCCAAAGGATACACCGAATTCGATGCTGACTACAACTTTGTATTCAACAGCTACTACGAATCCGTAGGCGCCAGGGTCATCCGCACCGACAGAGGTAACCTGAGCCGCCCGGGTGTAGAAGAAGTAATGCGCTACCGCGCTTATGTAGATGAAGCCATGCAAAATTGGCTGGACACCGAATTACCTCCCTCCTTGCAGGACCTCGTACTGCTCGGACTCAATCATGAAGAACAACACCAGGAACTACTATATACCGATATCAAATATATCCTGGGCCATAACCCGCTGCTACCGGGATACGGCCCCTCTCCGCAACCGCCATCCCCCACGCCGGAACCCCGGCAGCTGATACAAATACCCGCAGGCATCTACGAGATCGGTTTCGCCGGCAATGGCTTCTGCTTCGATAATGAGCTGGGCAGACACAAAGTATACCTGCAGGATTACCAGGTCAGCAGCCAGCTCGTCACCAATGCACAATACCTGGAGTTTGTCAACGCCGGCGGATACCGGGACTTCCGCCACTGGCACGCAGAGGGATGGGACTGGGTGAAAACGCAACAGGTCAACGCCCCCATGTACTGGCACCAGGTAAATGGACAATGGATGCACTACGCCTGGCAAGGACTGCAACCACTGCCCCTCGAAGACCCCGTATGTCATGTGAGTTATTACGAGGCCGCCGCCTACGCCTCCTGGGCAGGAAAAAGATTGCCCACAGAAGCAGAATGGGAAGTCGCTGCCACCCAATTCCACTGGGGACAACGCTGGGAATGGACAGAAAGCGCCTACCTCCCCTACCCGGGTTTCATCAAAGCACCAGGCGCCATCGGCGAATACAACGGCAAGTTCATGGTCAACCAAATGGTACTGAGAGGTGCCTCCGAAGTGACCAGCCCCGGACATAGCCGCATCTCTTATCGCAACTTCTTTCATGCACCGCTACGCTGGCAGTTTACCGGCATCCGGCTGGCAGAATAG
- a CDS encoding ABC transporter ATP-binding protein, with translation MIHVSHVSKSFDAGIKAVDDVSFEVATGETMILLGTSGCGKTTTLRMLNRLIAPGAGTISIDGHPIDAQPVTQLRRSIGYVLQDNGLFPHYTVEENIAIVPRLLRWEPSRIRSRTNTLLEKLHLDPGQYLQAYPPQLSGGQQQRVGLARALAADPPILLMDEPFGALDPVTRGHVRRDFMALDELVQKTIVMVTHDIPEAFELADRICLMHQGRIQQTGAPADLLFRPANAFVRSFFDEQRLQLEFNVLKISDIWHLLPDQAHPVSTQPPADAAITYWQAMEQISQAPDGRIYVQHQQAVRSLDSQQLLTAFRAFKKQ, from the coding sequence ATGATCCATGTATCCCATGTCTCTAAATCTTTTGATGCCGGTATTAAAGCAGTAGATGATGTATCCTTCGAAGTAGCTACCGGCGAGACCATGATCCTCCTCGGTACCAGCGGTTGCGGTAAGACTACTACGCTGCGTATGCTCAACAGATTGATCGCGCCGGGTGCCGGCACCATCTCCATCGATGGCCACCCCATAGATGCCCAGCCAGTCACCCAGCTCAGACGCAGCATAGGATATGTGCTGCAGGACAATGGACTGTTCCCCCATTATACCGTCGAGGAAAACATTGCCATCGTCCCCCGACTGCTACGATGGGAACCCTCCCGCATCCGGTCACGTACCAACACCTTACTCGAAAAACTACACCTCGATCCGGGTCAATACCTGCAAGCCTACCCTCCTCAGCTGAGCGGCGGACAACAGCAACGCGTAGGCCTCGCCAGGGCACTGGCAGCCGATCCCCCCATACTACTCATGGACGAACCTTTCGGCGCCCTCGACCCCGTCACAAGAGGACATGTAAGACGCGACTTCATGGCCCTCGACGAATTGGTCCAAAAAACCATCGTCATGGTCACACACGATATTCCGGAAGCCTTTGAACTGGCAGATCGCATCTGCCTCATGCACCAGGGCAGGATACAACAGACAGGCGCACCGGCAGACCTGCTCTTCCGCCCTGCTAACGCATTTGTCCGCTCTTTCTTCGACGAACAAAGACTACAATTGGAATTCAATGTGCTAAAGATCAGCGATATATGGCATTTGCTCCCCGATCAGGCACACCCGGTATCCACACAGCCTCCCGCCGATGCAGCCATCACCTACTGGCAAGCCATGGAGCAAATCAGCCAGGCCCCCGATGGCAGGATATATGTACAACACCAGCAAGCCGTCCGTTCACTGGATAGCCAACAACTTCTAACCGCATTCAGGGCCTTTAAAAAACAATAG
- a CDS encoding endonuclease/exonuclease/phosphatase family protein, protein MPILNCLFWNINERPTFESVIRDISTDVDILLLAEATGIDDAMLERLTGLRRVCSVFPGDHGHYTPKFFSREAGFTLSHVSVSPTGRLVHAVLHVPGFEEIMVSGLHFPSKLYYQGATQSDLANIYANYLTEMEVQRGHKRTIVIGDFNMNPFEHGMISPHGFNATLSRVIAQRSARTFHYNKYDYFYNPMWSFLGDHEMASGQLKQPGSFYYHTTTDSEAIYWNVFDIVLLRAAVIDHLVMGSIRYLTAKNGHTFVNAGGEPDDVGYSDHLPLSFHLKF, encoded by the coding sequence ATGCCAATATTGAATTGTTTGTTTTGGAATATCAACGAGCGGCCTACATTCGAAAGTGTGATCAGGGATATCAGCACTGACGTGGACATTTTGTTGTTGGCAGAGGCGACAGGGATTGATGATGCGATGTTGGAGCGGTTGACGGGATTGCGGCGGGTGTGTTCTGTATTTCCGGGTGATCACGGTCATTATACGCCTAAATTCTTTTCACGTGAGGCGGGGTTTACGCTGTCGCATGTATCGGTAAGTCCGACGGGTCGTTTGGTGCATGCGGTATTGCATGTGCCGGGTTTTGAGGAGATCATGGTGAGCGGGCTTCATTTTCCCAGTAAGTTGTATTATCAGGGGGCGACGCAGTCGGATCTGGCGAACATCTATGCTAACTATCTTACGGAGATGGAGGTGCAGCGGGGACATAAGCGTACGATCGTTATTGGTGATTTCAATATGAATCCTTTTGAGCACGGGATGATATCGCCGCACGGGTTCAATGCGACGTTGTCGCGGGTGATTGCGCAGCGGTCTGCGAGGACCTTCCATTACAATAAATATGATTACTTTTACAATCCGATGTGGAGTTTTTTAGGGGATCATGAGATGGCATCGGGCCAACTGAAACAACCGGGCAGTTTTTACTACCATACGACGACGGATTCTGAAGCTATTTACTGGAATGTATTCGATATTGTGTTGTTACGGGCCGCGGTCATTGATCACCTGGTAATGGGCTCCATCAGGTATCTTACAGCGAAGAACGGTCATACTTTTGTTAACGCCGGCGGGGAGCCTGATGATGTGGGATATTCTGATCATCTGCCTCTTTCCTTTCACCTTAAATTCTAA